The region atttctccaagatcgcagtgccactcaccagattgacccggaagggtgttgcattctcatgggggcccgagcagcagacctcctttgagacacttcgccagaggttgtgcgaagccccggtattagctctcccggaagggatggaagattttgtagtatattgcgacgcatcgatttcgggactgggtgcagtgttgatgcagaggggtcatgtgatagcttatgcgtcaaggcagctgaagcctcatgaggcgagatatcccacgcatgatttagagttgggggcagtagtgttcgctctcaagatttggcgccactacctgtatggggttcgatgtacgatatacacggaccataagagcttgaagtatttgatggatcagcccaaccaaaatatgcgacagaggaggtggttagatgtggtcaaggattatgattgtgagatcctgtaccacccaggcaaggctaatgtggtagccgacgcgttgagccgcagggcggagagcactccattgcgagatgtatgcttgagactgactgtgatgactccagtattggatgttattcgtggggcacaggccgaggctgtacgACCAGAGatacagaagaaagagcgggtcgttgggttaatttcagagttcgttaaggatggacgagggcttctgacgtttcagggtcggatctgggtaccgttcgtgggcggtacgcgtattactttgatggaagaggctcatagatcgaaattctcgatccatcccggtgctacgaagatgtatttggatttgaggaaagagtattggtggccctgtatgaagagggacgttgcatggttcgttgagaggtgcttgacctgccgtagggttaaggccgagcaccagagaccgcatggcaagttacagccattggcgatccccgagtggaagtgggaacagatcactatggatttcatcaccaaattgccgaggacggccaggggagttgatgcaatttgggtgattgtggataggttgacgaagagtgcacacttccttgccatcagcgagagttcttcagcggagaagttggcagagatatatgtgagagaagtggtatctcggcatggagtgccgatctcgattgtttcagaccgtgatgtgcacttcacttccaggttctggaagaaattccatgaggagctgggtactaaactgcattttagtaccgcataccatccccagacagacggtcagagcgagcggacgattcagacgctggaggacatgcttcgagcgggtgtgttagacttcgggggtagctgggatgcatattttcccttagcagagttttcctacaacaacagccatcattcgagcattgatatgccaccttttgagctgttgtatggtaggaggtgtcggacccccatttgctggggagaggtgggacagagagtgatgggtagcacagagatcgtgcttcagacgacagagcagattcagcaagttagacagaggttattgaccgcccagagccgacagaagagttatgcagacaggcgccgatccgagcttgagtttcaagtcggcgacttcgttctcctgaaggtctctccttggaaaggagtgattcgattcaggaagagaggcaagttgggaccccggtatattgggccatttcgtgtgattgcaaggataggccgggtagcctatcggttggagttgccagcggagttgggacagatccacaacacttttcatgtgtcgcaattgaggaagtgcatagccgatgagtcggcagtggttccattggaggatattcaggtggatgcgagcctgaattatgctgagagaccagtggccatcagggatcggaagatcaaggttctgaggaacaaggaggtacctctggtgttggttcagtggcaacaccgtaagggatcggaaatgacttgggagccggaacgtgagatgcgggagcagcatccggaactattttcagagtgagacttcgagggcgaagtctaatcctagtgggggagagttgtaacagcccggaatctcaggtattgttaaattatgtttttggggtgatttaagaggggactcggcgagttggagcctagactcgccgagtaggatcgcagacttggtcgcgggatcgcgactggactcgacgagtccagatatggactcggcgagtctacgctgtttagcgaaaaccctaaccgttcaggtttgggacgtataaaaaggactcattggccgtcattgttcattttagccttctgagaagaaccctaaatcgattgtgtgcatctggagcaaggattataggccattgttgattatagaagagttgttgtgcaaggaagagaagggattggctaaaggaacagcaagggagtcacattctgaggattggggacatagagaatacatcatccaggtaagaattcgagtaaactctgctatgttgatgtgattatggaattagggttatggaaccctttttgtgaatagattgaatgttaccctagtcccctaatcgattgtaaccctgtattgggacctttggaggtccagaatgtcccatgtctgtgcatttcgggaagtgatgaaggttttggattggaatccttatgccttaggtcaaaatgtaaattatgaatcatatggtgtatcatgagcactgaaatgaggactttacgtgatggatcagcctaggaaggccagacctaggaatggtcgaagcagttctgaccttaggatgcagtttgagcggttgcatggcatggactcgccgagttcgatgaacagactcggcgagtagcttgaagatttactgggactcgtcgagttgttcttcagactcggcgagttgagtcggggtggccccgcgattcttccaggagtaactcgtcgggtcaaggaggatactcgacgagtagatagggaatctcatagagttggaggacgtctagactcgccgagtcgccatggcactcgccgagtccggtcgagttgaccgttgaccgttgaccagagttgacctaagtctgacttcttagggatagtcacacttagaagatataagtgttaatgagagatatgtgatgttatagggaggttgtagctcgtcggattgtgcacgagtgatttcaggatttgctagctttcagcattcacgaggtgagttttctcactatactgtacccggaagggtttgactgtgtgaccagaaggtcagatatgatatgtgatatgtatgctagaagtggtaagttatttgttatatgtgctatgtatgtcatgggccggaaggcgatatgttatgggccggaaggcaatatgttgtgtgatggaccggaaggtcggcgtgggtaggaccggaaggtttacccagcagggacggaagtcccctgagacacatggaccggaaggtcagggcctggaaaggcgtatgtgcgtaagtagtatgttggggaactcactaagcatttatgcttacagttgttatgtatgtgtttcaggtactagcgaggaccgtgggaaggcgccggcgtgatcgatacacactgggggatgtttttatgattttgggatttagacaatttgtatttgacatgacacttaaattatttatgccttgttttgaatggaaatactttatttttaaaatgaaaaatttgtttgaaaaatttggcccatactaccttccacatctacccgtactttcctcaaggattgcttcgacttcaccaagtcccttttactgataccctttccactgacctcatcctaggcttccctagggcactctccgacctaccctctgccatcagctgcactaggagtccccaccacctccccctaactagcttgcggatactgTTACGGATATGTTCCTTAGCTAGTTGTAGATggccagaacccccatagcacaaatcaagcagcattcgtgcattggGTAACCAAactaggcataacctacacaggtcatcctactgctgactaaacagtcttagcatacaactcatacaacaggcatataaggcatcctccctagacccttaaccctaattagcatgcaattcttagaatcatatatcaggcacacaaggcatcctcctagatccttagtcctattctagcatgcaattttttgaatcaaaaccatataacataacatagcaagtatgggtatcttggggaaaacttatttGAGCCCGACCgttcgcatgcatcacacacttcgtctttcttaaaatccctccatttagattttagaaaaccatttccttgtaaaaatcttttagtccctctgtttgagtccagacacccccagggtgtgtccgaatccctcaaaccagggctctgatacaacttgtaacatcccaaaattcaagcccgaaaatttcatttttgaattaataatttttaaaacattttaccataacattgtcaataaagcaacacattacaaaatcataatattgtgtcccaaaccatgacatcaaaataatgaaaatcagagtgcaatcccagaaaatccgatgcggaatcatgtgtgcgtgtgtgatgcgatgctacgccgccgactccttccccttagacgaagaggtacctgaaaccaaaacagaaaccgtaagcacaaatcttagtgagttccctcatcatacaacataccatacaataccatcggtatctttcaaccggtattcatcatcagtatctttcaaccggtaacttccATCGGTAttttttcaaccggtaatcatcatcggtatctttcaaccggtaaccatcatcggtatctttcaaccggtaactggggactattccaaccctaccactagcatacaacatcaagatataaacatacaatcaggcatatccgggtactgacctacccttcagtcctaaggACCAGTGTCAGGGAAACTGATCtctactatacacataacatatcatatagataaatctcataaccaaggcacataaccagaccaagataattatcacaaagacaatcacctCCTAAATATTCCTCTTtggtgggccaacattgtggccttagacccacccctactggaaggtaactcacctcgtatgagtagctgctgataatttGCACGGGGAAACCTCTGTTTGctgttgctccggaaatcctctgtCTATAATCCCccaaaacactcagtcagaatctgatatctactcttagggtaaaatgactattttacccccaaccaagtccaagtcaaagtcaacttccagttgacccaactcgccgagttgggccgtcaactcgtcgagtccgtaccctttactcgtccttatccatgactcggctcgtcgagtttggcaacgactcgacgagttccccttcTTTACGAACatcaatgaaccttcatccgactcgccgagttgtatgaacaactcgtcgagttcaccttcatctgatgaacaagtcctgaccttgactcgccgagttgtatgaacaactcgtcgagttcatcttcaaacataagaagattgccttggactcgccgagtctgttctagcactcgtcgagtcccatgaactccaggtctaaaactaAGTCCAATGTGTTGGGTCACTCCTTCTGTCCTgatacaacccttctaacacccaactgagttcttttgaccctcaacagatatgggactcaaagccttggactcgtcgagtcccacgaacggactcgccgagtcgataacgtccacacactaaatcctcgatttctgatgtacaacacttgtccaaatgatagatccaagcccctaagctcgatctagcacgtaaagttacgaactttacgtgcatgcatgggacttttgagccaaaaaggctctaaaatggttcttttgctgcatggggccttccttgggtgcaaaagcaacccaattCTACCTTGTGACTCTTCCCAAGTGCTAGATCCAaagtcttgacccccaaccatgtttgcaaatcatggttggtcacctcatatggcttaaaagccctaaatcttcctcaaaaagggatctaacaaacaagcaaGCAAGGTACAAACTTTTTACctttcaaagactgcaaatgatgaaccaaacttgaatccttcagtctcctcttgatctttctatgctcttccttcttccttgaggtcaatacccacaaaaatcactcaaaagccttagttcttgcaccaaaacacttagggtttgctatggagaGTCTTTGGGAGCAATAGGGATGAGtggtggctgaaagagatgattaaatagggtgcaaaccctcagattagggttttgtccagtcagagcctactcgtcgagtctggctgccgactcgacgagtccgtcacttaaGTCCCGTGTCTAAACCCactcctactcgatgagttgggccttcaactcgccgagtcccaggccaaaaatgcaaaatacaacaaaataaattacataccaggaaccgggtgctacacaatccctgccttgaccaaaccctaaggtcaacagaagtcaacactcgagtcaacagtccatgttgacctgactcgccgagtgcatctatgtgacttgccgagtccccatTATTCCTTCAGAAATGACACGAAaacccaacttaactcgtcgagttgtctcatcaacctGTTCAGTTACCCATGTCtagactcatcggggaaaaccttagccgactcgtcgagtcagctcgttgactcggcgagtccattcagtccatGTGCTCCttcagacgttttaaggcagatccatgaccccaaactctagatcttgCTCCCTAACGCTCAAATGTCACGTAAAGCTGgagctttatgtccatgcatggcataATACAAGCTCCAACAAGGGTTACATGCACAAAAGTCTTGCCTCTAGCTCAATAAAGTTCGGGTCCTTGGGCTCACTAGACCATTtacagtccagatctgaggtttcaatCTCAATATATGCTTAAGGGACTCAATAACACAAGAAGGACGGGGAAAAGCCCTAGAACTCCCCAAATTAAGATCTCACAAGAAAAAGATCAAGATAGCATTTTTTATCTCAAACAGAAGCTATCCACTGAGAACCTCTAGATCCAAACGCCCTTCCTTGCTCCAAGCCTTGAtgctttcctcttcctctctcaaggtgcaccaaaatgctcaagataGCCTCTCCTTCTCACACAACAAGCTAAAACTCGATTAAGGTTCTTCACAGTGCTCAAGGTGATGAGGGAGGcgaaaatgagggcttaaggccctttaaataggactCAACcctggaaaattagggtttccctcaCACAgcgccaactcggtgagtcggctctttgactcgtcgagttggttattAAACCCACATGCCAATtcaactctactcgacgagttcgggCACCCACTTGTCGAGTCGCTCAGTTAACTTGAagataaatatgtataaatattatATCTGGGAGTCAGGATGTTAAAGAACGTAGATAACTGATTTTTTTGTTACAGGTTTTCGGTTTTGGATTGATATGATCGACTcgtttttgtggttttttttcgCACACCCAACCTCCAACCCTGTTGACAAAGAACTTGTCAACAACAGTGATTCATCCAAATTAAACAATGGAAAACAATGCTTGagccaaaattgattttccaaagtttgcacttggccctttacgttttttttttaaatattttttttaaaggagATCAACAGTGGTGTAGATTGAATGTCATCCATCTTCGGTAGCcatggggagagagagagagagagagagagagagagagagagagagagagagagagagagagagagagcaccaccaccaccactgttaTCTTCATCAGGTTATTGATCTATTTTTTGCAATggataataataatatgatgttTTAAAACCTTAACAGATGTCAAATGGGCCAAGTTTATGGTTTGTAACCTCACTCCGAACCAGATCATCGGCGAGATATACTCTTTTCCGGTCGACTAAGGCTTATTTGTTATGAGCTCCACTAGAAGAATGTCCAACCAGGAGAAGCGGAGATGAGGATGAAGGCGATGAAAATGACAATGGTCGTGGGCAATTTAAAGAAGAATTTTATTAGGAGTGGGCAGGGTTGGTGGTAGTTTGTCTTACACGTGGGATCGATGTGGCACAACATATGCAATGTCATCTAATGTTTGACTGAATTCACATGCTCACCAGGAACAATAGTTTGCATTCCGCTCAAAAACAGGTTATTTTTTAGTTTATACATTTAGAATATGAACAAAATTTAGTTGAAGGAAGAGAAATTTGTTGGGCTATAATGacgataaaaaataatttttacccAAAGGTTAAAATATAACACACCACTACAGCATATTTGCATGTTTTTTCTTATACTAATAAACATTGTTACATAAACTAACCACTAGCCCAAAGGTGAAAAGTACCATTTAGGTGATTGTTACAAGATATAAAGATCCAAGCAACATAAACTAGAACTTAAAATACCCCATATAATATACATACATGAAAACAAACTTTTGATTGAGCAATACAAGCAGAAGCAATAGGATGATGAGATATTTAATATATATCCATTGCTAAAGCATCTCTATTGCAAAATACCTACCTAGATAAGTGATAAGAGATGCATAAATAATATACTTGAAGGCTGAAGCTACTAAGGACTAAACCACACGAAACACAAACATGGAGGGACCTTAATCGCCAATCTTGAAATTCTGAAAGGACCCAGAGAGACTTTTACGGTTTCGAAGCTTCTTCAATTCGGATTCAAGTGTTTTGTGTATCTCTTCATTTTCAGGGTCTCCCAAAGGCACTTCCACATGCACTGATCCTTGTTTTGCAGGTTCTTTGGGCTCATGGACACCTGACAACTGCTTCATGTAGCTGTAAAGCTCCTGATGAAAAGGATGATCCAATGAGTAGCAGTCAGAAATGGTGTCTGACCCTGACCCTGACCCTGAACTTGACCCTGACCCTGACCTTCTGCAGAAATGGGGCAGGGATGGATAGTCCATTATCTGCACAACCAAAACATTATATGTTCattttccaaaaatgcccttacGCTAAAAACTATTTTATTTACCTTCAAAAGCTCCTCACGACCATTTCCTTGCAATACTTGAACTTTTAACTTTGTTCGTTCTTGCAGAAGTGGTTTCACAACCTGCATAACATTTATTTGTAGACAAGTAGAAAGTTgtaataagaaaagaaaagaaaaaaaaacgaaatCGTATTTTAATATTTCTTGCATTTGTCCAATGATAGTTAATGAGTAAATAGAATACCTTCCAACAAGCGGAGAATACATATGGAACATTTACTATATAATATGTAATTGTCTTCTCTGGGTAGTTAAGATCATCAACAGTTGAGATTGTTGTCAGTAGCTGCAGCAGCAAAAGATTAATGTCTGATtcatatttcttgcatttaatatatatatgtgATTAAACTAATAAGTAGATATACATATATACCTTTATCTGGTTCAATGCAGATAGTTTTAGGCCACTCATATCTAAAACCTTAACACACTTGCCAATATATTTTCCATTCTTTTTTGTTGCAGTTGGCTACAATGAATTCAGTGATTAGAAATTATTAGCATCTTAAAGTAAACTCATAAAATAAAACCATTTTCCATTCTCACCAAAATCACACGATCCCGATATTCATTGA is a window of Lactuca sativa cultivar Salinas chromosome 1, Lsat_Salinas_v11, whole genome shotgun sequence DNA encoding:
- the LOC111909236 gene encoding phosphatidylinositol/phosphatidylcholine transfer protein SFH3 isoform X2 is translated as MLVDSLNWRLQNGIDEILAKPIIPTNFYRGVRDSQLIGVSGYTRDGLPVFAIGAGLSTFDKASIHYYVQSHIQINEYRDRVILPTATKKNGKYIGKCVKVLDMSGLKLSALNQIKLLTTISTVDDLNYPEKTITYYIVNVPYVFSACWKVVKPLLQERTKLKVQVLQGNGREELLKIMDYPSLPHFCRRSGSGSSSGSGSGSDTISDCYSLDHPFHQELYSYMKQLSGVHEPKEPAKQGSVHVEVPLGDPENEEIHKTLESELKKLRNRKSLSGSFQNFKIGD
- the LOC111909236 gene encoding phosphatidylinositol/phosphatidylcholine transfer protein SFH2 isoform X1, whose translation is MGLASQEAINQFKALMDQVDEPLKRTFKNVHQGYIVETLERFLKAREGNVTKAHKMLVDSLNWRLQNGIDEILAKPIIPTNFYRGVRDSQLIGVSGYTRDGLPVFAIGAGLSTFDKASIHYYVQSHIQINEYRDRVILPTATKKNGKYIGKCVKVLDMSGLKLSALNQIKLLTTISTVDDLNYPEKTITYYIVNVPYVFSACWKVVKPLLQERTKLKVQVLQGNGREELLKIMDYPSLPHFCRRSGSGSSSGSGSGSDTISDCYSLDHPFHQELYSYMKQLSGVHEPKEPAKQGSVHVEVPLGDPENEEIHKTLESELKKLRNRKSLSGSFQNFKIGD